ACCAGCGAAGTGCTGATACAATTACCGGCATTGCAGCAGGTTGAAGGCAAGCGGGCACTGATACTGCGAGGCAATGGCGGCCGCGAACTCCTGGCTGAAACCTTGCAGGCGCGCGGTGCTGATGTACAGTTTGTTGAGTGCTATCAACGCTGTGCGAAGATTTACCAGGGCGCCACGGAAGGCCGGCGCTGGCGAGATCGACAGATTGATACGCTGGTGGTGACCAGCGGTGAAATGCTGCAACAGCTTTATTCGCTGTTCCCCGAGATCGATCGTGAGGAATGGCTTCTGCACTGCCGATTAGTTGTCGTCAGTGAACGTTTGGCTACCCGCGCCAGGGAACTGGGCTGGCGCGACATCACGGTGGCCGATGGTGCCGATAACGACGCGTTGCTGCGCGCGTTACAATAAACTTAAATATGGGATGTGCCACAATGACGGAACAAAAAGATTCCTCCGCCATGGTTGAAGAGACCACCCCAGCGGTTGAGACCACTAAACCAGAACCCCGCAAGCGGAAAAATACCGGCACGGCGCTGGGTGTTCTGGCG
This genomic window from Erwinia sp. E_sp_B01_1 contains:
- the hemD gene encoding uroporphyrinogen-III synthase, which codes for MSILVTRPAPAAEELVSRLRLQGREAWAMPLIEFTPGVDLDKLPDSLAELQDRDLVFILSQHAIHYAQPAMMRAKAAWPASLDYYAIGRTTAMALHAASGLDVVWPHERETSEVLIQLPALQQVEGKRALILRGNGGRELLAETLQARGADVQFVECYQRCAKIYQGATEGRRWRDRQIDTLVVTSGEMLQQLYSLFPEIDREEWLLHCRLVVVSERLATRARELGWRDITVADGADNDALLRALQ